A stretch of DNA from Besnoitia besnoiti strain Bb-Ger1 chromosome II, whole genome shotgun sequence:
CTACGGCCGCGCTTGGCAAGAGCGGATAAAGAAATCCGGCTGTCTAGAGTAACGAGGCGGACACATTCCAGCACGTGCGAGAATTCGGATGCTCCAGACATCGCGCATGTTCTTTTCCAGAGAGAAAAGGGTATTCTTCGGAGACGAAATGGCATGCAATGCTTCCCatccgccggcgtctcgcaAATGTAGCGTCAGGAagtcgcgagcggcggcagacacgcTAGCCTTGCACACCCGGAACTGAAGAGGACCCTCAAGGCGCAGAACAGAAATTCACAAAGTATGACAGAGTATAAGTGTAGCAACTAGAGAAATGGAAATGCGAGGTGAACTGCCGCAGCAAAGGGCCTAGCAGACACGCACCGGGTAGCAAGCATGCACAGAAAAGCTCTTGCTCTTGATGTTCTTCAGTCTTCCGCATGCACGATGTCACTCCGCGACACGCAGACGAACGCACGTATATGGATGTGAAAGGCGCCACACAATTCCGCTGTTTTCTAAAATCGCTAGCTCTCTTGCTGGTGTACTAACATGTGGGTATACAATCGAGTGTGAAGGCCGGTGCCTCGTTTTGCTGCCACTGCCCATGTCATGTCTTGTCGGAAGAAGGGGTCGGAATCTTCGAGCAGAGCAGTAGCTTGCAGGCATTCCGTACGGATGGACGCCCTTCTCGCCACTTGTTGGAGCTGAGCTATATCTTTGACTCGTGCTGCGAACTTTTCCTGTCGTGTgctgaaggcgcggaaggacGAAGGAGCGATCCAATGCGCGTTTCGCCGGTCGCAACGCAGCGTTACAGTTCCAGCGCACCGCGCCACATCCCCGTTTTCTGGGGTGGCTTGCCATCCACGTGTCACGAGTCGCTCCTCCTGCATATTCGGCTCCTggcttctgcttcgctgtcTGGAGCCAGGCGCGGTTTTTTGAGGCTCTAGATGCCGCGAAactcctctctccgcagacACGTCTCGAGGGCGCTTCGTTTGGAGGTTGTGCCATTCATTTGTCGTCGTGCTTCCACAGACTTGTTTTGTAGTGAATCTGTTGTGTGGAGATTTCCCATCTCTGCAGTCTGGCCTTCTTCGACGAAGAATACACGAGTTCCGTCCTCGCAAGGCATGCGGAACGGTCATCTCTTGCCGGTTCCGTGCCTTCTGAATGTGGCGGTCCCGGTCGTATGTAGTTTTCCTGGGCTGCTGCGAAAAGCAACACCTGAAGGCGAACGGGCGAGGACGGGTCGGGTTTTCCCTCGTGGCGCCCGTCCGCCGTGtgctttccttctctgctgctccGCTCGCCACGTGTCCATCGCGTAGTCGCTCGCCCATCAGCGGCATCAGCGGGGGGCCCTCTCCCAGAGACTCCCCTTCGAAAGTTTACGAGTGCGTGCGGAGTGTTTGCGCACTCCCGCCTGCAATCCTAAGTATGGAGGCCTCGGAGAGGAACGCCGCCGACAGTCCAtccggcgcggcgagtgccgcgcccgcggcaaaCGGCCAGACCGGCAATGCAGCGAAAAACACGCTCGCAGCGGGCTCAGTGGACGAGCAGGCGAAATGCGGTggaaagaaggaagaaaaaaagaagtcCTTTCGTCCAGATCCTCTGGTTCAGTACGTTGTTGTGCGGAAGGACCTCCAGACGCAGCTCGCTTGGCCTACGGGAGCAGTTATCGCTCAGGCGTGCCATGCGTGGTGAGTGGCAAACGAGAGACTACCAAAGGCTTTTGCCGTTATGCCTTGGAAGCCGTGGCTCGCCTGCGTGATGTGCTTCTCCTTTGGATGCTGTCGTAGCACCGCAAATGCCTCCGTTCCATCGAATTCCTGGGAGTCGACACGGGAACGTAAAGATCCTCCCCGTGACGTACGACCGTAGATCTGTTGGCGCTTGCAGAATGGGGAGACACAGAAATGGAGCAGATACGCTCTACTCCAGAGCACAGTCGTGAATCTGATTGGCGTGAAGCCTTGTTCCGCATGTTCTGCGTTTTTTGTGCACAGATAATCCGTCATCGATGCCCTCCATTCCTCTGCCCACGTCACTGCGCATCTATGCTGTGGTGATATGCTGTTGTTGAAAATGAGTTTAGTTTATCTCACTATTGGGTCTATTGAGCCTTTCAACTATCTGGTGCGTAGGTGCAATATGCGCGCACAATGCTGCTTTTTTGCCCGCAGCATCAGCATTGTTGGGTCGACGTTCTCAGATCCAACCGTGCAGGCATATctggaggaaggcgacagcaTGCGTGAAGTAGTTCTGGAGGTCAGCAGTGAAGAGGAGCTCAGGAAGATCGCCGAGGCGCTAGCGTCAAAGGATATTCTCCACAAACTCTGGATTGAGCAGCCTGAGGGGATCCCGACGTGCGTAGCGGTACAGCCTCAACAGCGGTCCAAGGTGCAGCCTGTGCTCAAGGGTCTCAAACTTTTTTTCTAGAGGGGGAAAGAGGGCACGGAGCGCCAGCTAAAATTTTGGCATTCCTTGGAATACAGCATCCCCGACTCTCTCCGCCGAGATCAGCGAGTTAGATCGAATCTGTGGCTCTTTACCATGGGCTGTTTCAGCGCGCAGGCGTGATTTGTAGATGGCAGGCGCACATCCACACTGCCCTACCTCAAGGGAAAACGTACGTCCacccgctctctcgcctaATGCTTCACGAGTGTGTGTGCAACCAAGCCTGTCTATTTACGTATGAATATGTGGGTATACATGTAGGCATCGGTTGCCGTGTATGCATTTTTCGGTGCGCCCAATTCTTCTCGTTGCCCACACAGAGCACGGCATCGCCAGCCGAATCCGCGGCTTCTTTTCTGCAACGTCTTTTGAAAAATGTCGCTGTCGGGTGCCGTCTAGTGGTACTCGTCTGCTGCCAACTGTGCACACTTGCTTTACACGTTCATCGGCATTTCGGGCGCAACGCCCATGCGGCCAGACACAAGtgaggcggcgacggtgTGGTGTGTGGTCGTCGCAGAGAAGTCGCCAATTAGAAATCACTAGTCGCCCGCACACTCCGGAACGGTTTCGTTAGAAAGCGGCTGGCGCTCGCAGTCACACTTTAGCGTTGTCATAGGTATTAGCAGAGGCATGAGACGGCATCCTCCTTGTCCGCAACGGTTTCGGCGAGTCTGATGCAAAAAGTTCCCACTAAGGTCGCTCGCTGGATGTCAGATCTGGCAACTCTAGTTTAGCTCTTTCGTGAAAAATAGGAAGGCTCTGCTGCCGACTGAGGCCGTGGACTAAGGATACCGGTTCAGAACTGTCACCCGCCTTCCCCTTGGAGCGGCGTTCTACCGTCCCGGTCGTTGTCTCTGCTTGTTTTGTTTGTCGACGCTTGGTAACGGCTTGGATCACCGACGCATCAGTGCCCGTGCGGTATTCGAACCATCTTTAAAGTGCCGACGGCGTCGAAGCATTCGATGGGGGGTCGTCGCATATGCCGGTGAACGGATGGAAGGACATGTGCGGCAACCGGTTCTACACTGACGAGCACTGCAGTTCAAAATTGCGGTACTACATGCTGTGTGCTTCGAAGCACGACGACAAAAACGAGTACAAAAGTGAATACCATGTGTGCAACTACTGGTCTCCCAAAATAAGCTGGGTACAACTACTTAATGCAGTTGGACATAGTGGTGATGAGAAGCCCACGCGAATGCGCATGAACTCTAGTAGAAGAAGTCTTAGAGGGATTTTCGTGAACCATGGGCATTCACATTGCTGTGGGTACGTGTTTTATCATCTTCGTGGTTTCCTCAGTGCGAGTGCGCATGTCTGTCTCCGTTTTTTCCCTAGCGCGGGTCGCCGGTTAGCCTGACGAGCGCAGCACCTCCTTGTCGCGCTCTAAAGCGGACCGGAACTCGAAGTGCAGTTCAAAAATGCACCAGCCAAAACACTGCAGTTACAGGCAGTAGATTTTCTTGAGGGACAACTGGGCGAAGCGCTGCCGTCGGTCCTGGCTGCCCCAAGGGTCGCGGCGGGTGCCGCGCCACGTGCAGCTCTTCTGTTGAGGCCGTTTTGTGCTTGCATGCAGTGCCGCGGGAGTTCTGCGCCGGAGAGCGAGCGCCAGTCTCCGTTTTCTCGTGTCGTGCAACCGCGATAGCGTCAGTTCTGGCGTCTGAGGGCTCAGTACGCGGGCAACTCTGCGACGCAGAACGCCGTCTGTGCTGCAGGCTGCAGGCTTGCCGTGGTTTCTGGCTGAGTTGTAGACCGCGGACCTTCTCTTCTTGCGGGTGTAGTACGGACTCTGCGGGGTTCACTCGCGTCGCCGGTACGCCACGCTCTGCCTGTCGGGAAAGTACGCGCTGAAAAGTTTGTTCCCCCTCCATCGGTTCGGGGCTTTGAAAGGGTCAGAACCGGGTCGTCGTTCCTTCTTGCGTCCAGGCGTCCGCTTCTGTCCAAACCGCAAAGCTGCGATATGTGGGCACCGTGTCGGCGTAGCTGCAACTCGAGTAATCGGTGTCCTTCTTGCCGAtttcggcgtcgcgcgtcaACCACTTTGTACAGGCATCTTGTTCATTGTCGTCGCAGTTCCTCCCGTTAGCTCGTCTACACTGACGAAGTTTCCGGAAGAGAGCCGTGCACGCGATTCTGGCAGGCGTCCTGGTCAGTGCGCCGTCCGTTGGGGACGCGGGCCGTGAAGGAAAGCGCCGTGGGCGCAGTGAGCAGTTTTCTCACTCATGTAGTCCCTGCCGTAGGGCGCAGCCCTCCGCTCTCTGTGAAGCGGTTTTTCACTCTGCCACAGAGCgtccgcagagccgcagcgcatCCGCAGGGGGCGTGCGCACCTCACGCATTCCTCGAGCGTCCCGCCCGCCGAACAGCAATCACTAGGGCAGtgacgagcgcgagcgaacgcaacctcggcgtcgctcggcgcTACGCCTCCTGAGTTTGTATCCTCCACCACGTCTGCAGCGCTGCTTCGACAatggcggggcggcgcgtcaGCCCCTGcaacggcgcagaggagtCGGTTTCCGACCTGCACTGCGCCCACCACCCTCGTCGTGCACAGCAAGTCTTCGCTCACAGCTCCGTTCAAGATGCGTTTCAGTGCCGTacgcccggcgccgcgcagacgcgcagatgTGTAGGCGCTGGGCCTGTGTGTCCTTCGTCACCGCGacgtcgtcttctgcctctaTCATGTCGTCACCCTGTGTTTGCTGTCGTCTTGGTGTTCTCCATCCTATCTCAGCAGTTTTTCTCCCTTCGTGTCTTGTTGGACGCCCCCGTATCAGTCGTCGGGGGAGTTCCCACGTCTGAGTCGCGCTTGGATTTTTCTGGGAATAGCCAGGAGTCTTCTGCGGATGCGTTGCCTAAGAAGTCTTCCCCGTTGCAGTCTTCTGCTGTCGCGTCCATCCagtcgcgcgctgcggggcgaagagaggcgctggagcgcctgGTGGATTTTGGGGACTTCCTCGATGATGATGCGGAAGAAGTccgcctgcttctcctcAAGACAAAGGAGTATCCGGTCAAGTACTCCAGCGCCACGATGCGCCACTTCCTGCGCAAGCCACTCTTCAGACAGCTCAGTGTAGTCGCCAGGGAAAAGACGGCAGAGACAGGGCGTAAAAAACGGAGAATCGTTGGAGTCGCCGGAACCGCGGTGGACGACCGCGGCATGGCGAACATCATGATGCTCGCCATCGACACAACGCATCGAAGACTCGGACTCGGTAGGAGTCACGCAGGTCAAAGTAGGCGGTGGAGGGAGGGGTTTGCTGGCCTGTCCCTAGTGCTGTGTTTGAACTTCAAACCGGGGGCGTACTGAATTTTTCGCGCTTCCAGGGGACGTCTGTGTGGAACCCTTCGTGGGCGTCAACCCAGCTTTACGTTGTATGTTGTTGTGTGAACGGAAtaagtttagggtttagaaCTTGGGTtgttgttgatatttcattcACATGTTGATGACATAAATAAACGgtgtttgtgtgtgtctgtgtggcTTGTGGCATCTCTGTGTCTCTTTCGTTTctgcggagaaaaaaagcgccGGAGTGGCCGCTTTCCCTCTTGAGCCGTTTCAGTTCCTTCACGTCTTTTACCGCCTCATGTGAGTCGCCGATTTGGACACGCTGTGCCGTCTTTTTGTTTCGTTCTTCGACACAGGAcgagagctgctgcgccgctcgctggaGAAGGCCTCCCTGTTTGCGCCTGGAAGCACGCAGAACCCGAATCCGCACTACAAAatcgcgcgggcgagcctcCACGTGTGGATCAGTCAggctccgccgctctcgcttTACCTCTCCACTGGCTTCACTCCTGTGCGCTACATCCCTGATTACTACACCTCGGTAGATGTCGAGGGGGGGTACGAGATGCAGCTGTCGCTTCCGTACATGCCCGTCGAGGAGCGGCTTCAGGCCGCTGTGAACAAGCAAGGTAACGCCCAAGAAAGAAGAACGGGGGCCCTGGATGGGCGCGCGAACGCGGGACGACGGTGGCAaacgccggcgtcgcctgcatgTGTGCATACTTACGTGGCAGGAAATCGGGCTGCTCGCCGGGTTGTGGGTCTCCGTCGTGAGCAGCCAGTGATGATGCCTCTCGGACGGAAGACTTTGGGGTGGATACGTAGGTCAGGTGTCTGTTGCTCGCTTCTAGGCTGCTTTTGCCAGGCTTCCTTCCTCACCTTGACGAGTAGGAAGTGCcgtgctgcgcctcgagTCACGGCCTTGTTGCGTGAGCTTCCCGGCAGAGTCTACAGCGTGTTGTAGGCTTGTCGGAGACAGCgcaagaggagaaagacCCTCACGGGACAATTTTTCGTGTTTTTGTTGCTTTTTAGCAAGGGTTATTCAGTTTCTCGAGTCCAAATTGGAACGGCTTTCGCATGGACCGCCTGGATCTGGAGGTGAGCGGCATGGAGACAAAGCTTTTCCGAGTTTCGTCCAGGTTCTCTTTTTGTTGGAGGGAGACGGCATACGCTCTTCAAGACTTGTGTGTGTATCTAGATATGAAACGTATTCGTAGTCCCTGGCAGTGGATATTTGTAGGGTGTGATCTGCCGCATCTTCTCGATATGCTCGCTATTGTATTCTCCGatgcgagggcgcgcacAAAAGTCGCTCGACACTCTGCTCACGCCGCGTGCTCCCGCGTATCGTGTCTCGGctgtctcctgcgcgccACGGTACCCATTTTCGTGGATAGAGAATgtgcctcgtcgcgccgcacgcTCAAACTCTGGACCGTTAGCGCTTTTTCCGGGGTCTTACCATGCGGCTGTAGGCAAAGTTCATATCTTGCTCGTTGTGTGTCGCGTGTGCTGCGTCTCTCGAACTTCTGCTTTAGCGGCCAAGGTGCTGGAGGCTCTGCCGCCCGTACGCGCGCTTCCCATGCGGGACGCGTCGCACGAGACGGAGACTCGCGTCCTTGCctttctcgcctcgctcgacgATGAGCACCTCCTCCAGTCTGCCCAGGAGGCCTTTGCAgacccgcgcctgcgcaagcTGGCCTTCTTCGGTGAGGGTCACGCCCACGCAGGAAACCCGCCAAAGAGAACTTCCGACCGAGCGGGCAGTCGCATGCGAAGCGACTTCCGCGTCGCAGGCCCCTGCagtgcgtatatatatgttttatatctatacatatatatttttatCTGCACGGTCTATGAAAAATAGCTGCGTTTGTGACGAGCTGCGGGTCAAAATGGTAGACGCTTTGGATTTAGGCTATACTCATTGAAACAATTACCTAATTGAAATAATAGGATTTTCAGTAATATATCAGATTTAAGGGAAAAATGACATTTTTTTATAATTTTTGTATTGAAGTTGTACATGTTTTTTGTCTTCATCGTGCGCAACAGTGAGCTCCTCGCAGTGTGATCTAGCCCGCCcgatgcgcgcgcggctttgGACAACGCAGGTCACCGCtgggcggagacagcgcctgcagctctgtGCGTGTAGCTGGGCGGATGACAACTGTTTGCGAAGTCTTCTGCGATGCTTCTCTAAACGTTTTGTTGTGCAGCTATCGGCCCGTCTTCGGGAGACGTCTTGGGCGCACTCTGGCTCGGGGTTCCGCCGCAGCACGGCGTCATCACGCACGTAGAGGTCACCACcgacgaggcagcagaaCCAGAAACCTGTGAGCGTTCTTGCCCTTCCTCTTTAATCTCTTTTTtactttttctctctgtgttGCCTCTGCTGTGTCTCGTTTTTTCGTCCTGTTGTTCAAGCGCTGAGTCGTTGCACGCATGCCGCGCAGTCGGGGTGCTTTTCGAGCTTCCAAGGGCTCGCTGTGCAaatcttctcttctcttcgtctctctatttcctttctctctgtggCTTTGGTCTCGTGAGGGTGGTGTGCCTAGCCGACTCTGTATTGGAGGTTGGCCTCTTGCAAACGCTGTTGCCTCCCTCTTTCCTTCGCTttattttttttttcgtcttgCTCTCACGAACGGGGACTTGTTCGCACGCAGTTGAATTTTCTGTCACAGATAGCCCTGCATGTTCCGCCGTGTTTTTTCCTCTGTTCTCTCTGTCGATTTTTAAGGCCCTCGTGAGCCCTGCCCTTTGGCGTTGCGCCTTGCGattctttttcttttcacATCGGGTCTCCGTACTTTCTAGCGGAGCCTTCCGGCTGTGTGTCTGATCGACGGGGTTGCGGCTTTTCATTTTTTTCAGTGCTTTATCTCtacgaggcgctgctggtgGAGGCTGCAAATCCCGAGCACGGGCAAATCGAGAAAGTCGTCGATCGCGTTCCAGCTGACAACATCTTCGCGCTCACGCAGCACTGGGAGCTCGGGTTTCGCGTCTCGAACTTCTTCGAAGTCACGAGTGAGCATGAGGAAGACAAGAGTggagaggacgccggcgaTCTGCAGAGCTTCAACTGGGATCGCGGACGACGATTCTTTGAGCACGAGATGACCGCGACCATCCCGTGGCGGAAACCAGAGgagctcgccctcctccaaGTCGTTCAGCTCAACAGTAAGCGCCGACGGAGACGTGGACGGgatgcgggcggcgcgactcACGAGGATGGAATTAAGGGCAGGGAGAAAGGCCGCATACGAAGGGCTGGCGGGCGCAGATGAGGCTGAAGAGCCTGAATGAAGTAGTGCAggcgaaaagaaaaagaacaGGGATATCCAGGTCAGGTGGTGTGTGACACCCACGGAAGAAACGAGCGAAGCGTCGAGTGACAAAGAGGGGGCCTGTTCTGGATTTTTGGGTTTCCCGCGTGTTTCTCCCCCTCCCGCTGCCATTTTTTCAGAGAGCCGCGTGGCGTTGTTGAAGGAGACTTTGAAGGTGCTGGAGAAgcatccgccgcctccgccgtctctggCTGAGCTTTCCCCCCCTGCAGAGGGTCAAGACGCGCAGTCTGTCGCTCTGCCCGATGGAAAGGAGAAGACCCTCGAGGGAGCTGAACCTCACAAGCGCGCGCCgacccccgcccccgccgcagggcgcgaccgcgaggaaACCGAGCGCTCGGTAGCCGCCCCATTGCCCGCTGCGAGGGAGTCTATCCATGCACAGCcggaggcctcgcccgcctcgcaggcgcttccTGCGGGAGTGCACGCGgcagcttcttcggcgccgaTCCACAGGCGCAAGGAGGGcgggggagacgcgcagcggggcGCTGGAGCGAACGGACCCGCGagcgggcgcgacgccggcgaagggaGCACCGACGAGAAGagcgccgaggagggcgtCGTGAACTTCCTCCAGCAGCACGCGTCGGTCTTCCTCCTGTTCACCGTCCTGATCTTTGCGTTGCTCTGCTACCGCCGCTTCTGCCGGCCTGAGGTCGCCCCGGCGCTGGGGAGCCGCAGACACTCCgaaggggcggcgggcgacttggaagacgcggagtccggaggcagaggcggcaggggcAAGGAGACGATCccgggcgcagccgcgggcggcgtgggcgccggcgacagctCCAGCGGCAAGCGCCCGCATGCAAAGAAAGAGGGATATGCGCCAGTCGCGCTGCCTATCGCCTGTCAGGAACAGTTTTCAGACGACGAAGATCGGCAGTGAGGCGTCTGATTCCGAGTCCGCAAAAACCCTGCCGAGAGCGTGACCCCGAAGCTGATGCGCTCTGGGGGGAAACCGtgtggagagacgcgccgaccgcgctAAGACGCAGGATCGAGAGAGTCGCTGCGACGAGGGCAGACGAGATCTACGCGGCGTGTCGCCGGAGCCGCACTCTAAAAAAGAGTTTTGCGCAGACGATGGCGTGCGCGCAATTCCACGACAGGAGGAGGGCCGACCCGCACAGAGCCATGTgtgcagaagacgcgcggggGGGAACGAGGGACACGCTTCGAGcggggagacggcgagcagcaTCTCTTTTATACAGAAACGAGAGGACGGTGTTTTTTACTGGCTCCGCTGCGCGTTCCCCTTCGGCAGAACTGTCCTGAACACGCGGATGTAGTCATCTGCATAAGTATATGCAAGTCGCGAGGACGCGTGCGTAGGCAGGCATCCACGTCTGTCAGCGCATCTCGTGCGAGGGAGTCGAGCggtgcgcagcgcctcggtTTGTTCggggaggcgacgggcgGACGCGGCTAGAGGCCGAGCGAACGGTGAACCAAGAGTTGACAAACACGCGAGGAAAGGGATGAGAATCACCGCATGCAGGCCCCGGTCCAGCTCGGGTTCGGCTTCcctcgccagcagctgcgaacTTCCTGGAGCTCTTTCCGCGTGCGAACTACAGTCGTGGATGCGGCATCACATGAGGCGCGGTCGACGGTCAACCCGACGACCCCAGCCACCGAAACCGCAGCCTCAGGGATATCGCGAGACCGAGTGCGCGCGGTTGCATGCATGGCGAACACCACCGAAACACACTGCGCCTGCAGATACCAGCGGAAAGCGGCAGTCGAATGTGTACAATGCTTCTGCGGAAGAGCGGAAAGAGGTTGTGCACGCGTCGTGTTTTTTCAATGTTTCTGCGACTGCGGACTGAGAATTCGCAACCTGCCCGCAAGAAAGGGCCGTGTGTCCCTTCCATGCGGAgcgtgcgaggcgcccgccccaGGCACCCGCGAGCTTCACAGTGGAGTCGTTTAGGTAGCAGATGCGCACTTGCAGTCGGACTGAGGTAGCTCATTG
This window harbors:
- a CDS encoding acetyltransferase, GNAT family protein (encoded by transcript BESB_039930) — translated: MWRSRSYVVFLGCCEKQHLKANGRGRVGFSLVAPVRRVLSFSAAPLATCPSRSRSPISGISGGPSPRDSPSKVYECVRSVCALPPAILSMEASERNAADSPSGAASAAPAANGQTGNAAKNTLAAGSVDEQAKCGGKKEEKKKSFRPDPLVQYVVVRKDLQTQLAWPTGAVIAQACHACISIVGSTFSDPTVQAYLEEGDSMREVVLEVSSEEELRKIAEALASKDILHKLWIEQPEGIPTCVAWYSSAANCAHLLYTFIGISGATPMRPDTSEAATVCADGVEAFDGGSSHMPVNGWKDMCGNRFYTDEHCSSKLRYYMLCASKHDDKNEYKSEYHVCNYWSPKISWQFFSLRVLLDAPVSVVGGVPTSESRLDFSGNSQESSADALPKKSSPLQSSAVASIQSRAAGRREALERLVDFGDFLDDDAEEVRLLLLKTKEYPVKYSSATMRHFLRKPLFRQLSVVAREKTAETGRKKRRIVGVAGTAVDDRGMANIMMLAIDTTHRRLGLGRELLRRSLEKASLFAPGSTQNPNPHYKIARASLHVWISQAPPLSLYLSTGFTPVRYIPDYYTSVDVEGGYEMQLSLPYMPVEERLQAAVNKQARVIQFLESKLERLSHGPPGSGAAKVLEALPPVRALPMRDASHETETRVLAFLASLDDEHLLQSAQEAFADPRLRKLAFFAIGPSSGDVLGALWLGVPPQHGVITHVEVTTDEAAEPETLLYLYEALLVEAANPEHGQIEKVVDRVPADNIFALTQHWELGFRVSNFFEVTSEHEEDKSGEDAGDLQSFNWDRGRRFFEHEMTATIPWRKPEELALLQVVQLNKSRVALLKETLKVLEKHPPPPPSLAELSPPAEGQDAQSVALPDGKEKTLEGAEPHKRAPTPAPAAGRDREETERSVAAPLPAARESIHAQPEASPASQALPAGVHAAASSAPIHRRKEGGGDAQRGAGANGPASGRDAGEGSTDEKSAEEGVVNFLQQHASVFLLFTVLIFALLCYRRFCRPEVAPALGSRRHSEGAAGDLEDAESGGRGGRGKETIPGAAAGGVGAGDSSSGKRPHAKKEGYAPVALPIACQEQFSDDEDRQ